One Thiocapsa bogorovii DNA segment encodes these proteins:
- a CDS encoding DUF1631 domain-containing protein codes for MADTTTSSRPPPETPDVVAGLTSMDADALLTGCRDRLAHGLATVFAQHLGGASEDFLGMADRATSLEQQQLYFSAMDFLDNRGQQLLQQFRSAYVACFDASVAALQSKEAATAMHETDELRLVDTDDFERDLAIGKLSARAACNCSQQLTALDRRLAALLRVPRISQDDNPLYPRTLFSAMLQALNDMDVREQLALILLHEFERQTSVELPGVYADLNRFLVQSGVLPTIPLAGPLSAPRSETPDQPGGTFGGMTGWAGFEPSEDPGLAEQEERGVADQDARIETQVDFGRVPRLSNDDVFGQLARAIQTASRGRLSRTTAAPGAPKGGSAPGGQETPAFGLAQLIEALNALQRGFTDFRQIPGLRTANIDPRRGNVLQQIRATPMMMWSRPLDAMTIDIVSRLFDAIFNDPELSATVRAELAKLQIPVLKVALVDKSFFSDRRHPARRLLDVVASSGIGRNEKDEPRFVDKVREIVDAVVEGFDTDLNVFAVQTYNLEEFLREEEEHAQSKSQRVFDQLEQRDRQEIAASRVGVELATRTTDSGLPVLVASFFDRFWRRVMIDVFIRFGDAGEPWREALATMDDLIWSVKPKDTAQERSRLLTALPDLLKRLRRGLETVHLEEAWDPFFDRLIRLHMGALHKEPPPEQTSDPMFDQNAFPTSAAESLQTAGAASAPEFAEDLAQGEESTPTSDETGPPDQYLLLARSLEVGDWVEFQSFRGTRKTLRLGWVSKYRGVYLFTNRQGDNALTLATTSLAGHLRKGTARVLSQDPLTDRAVAQVLEQVMPETTSDSG; via the coding sequence ATGGCCGATACCACGACCTCCTCCCGTCCCCCGCCCGAGACGCCGGACGTCGTCGCCGGTCTGACGTCGATGGACGCGGACGCGCTGCTGACCGGGTGTCGCGATCGGCTCGCGCACGGTCTGGCGACCGTTTTCGCGCAGCATCTCGGCGGGGCGAGCGAAGATTTCCTCGGGATGGCCGACCGCGCGACTAGCCTCGAGCAACAACAGCTCTATTTCTCGGCGATGGATTTCCTCGACAACCGCGGGCAACAGCTCTTGCAGCAGTTCCGCAGCGCCTATGTCGCCTGCTTTGACGCGAGCGTCGCCGCCTTGCAGTCGAAGGAGGCTGCGACGGCGATGCACGAGACCGACGAGCTGCGTCTCGTGGACACGGACGATTTCGAGCGTGATCTGGCCATCGGTAAACTCTCGGCCCGCGCGGCATGCAATTGCTCCCAGCAGCTTACAGCGCTCGACCGCCGTCTCGCGGCGCTGTTGCGCGTGCCTCGGATCAGCCAGGACGACAATCCGCTGTACCCGCGTACCCTTTTCAGCGCCATGCTCCAGGCCCTGAACGACATGGATGTTCGCGAGCAGCTCGCGCTGATCCTGTTGCATGAGTTCGAGCGTCAGACCTCCGTCGAGCTTCCCGGCGTCTACGCGGATCTGAATCGTTTTCTCGTTCAGTCGGGCGTACTTCCGACCATCCCGCTTGCGGGACCCCTGTCGGCTCCCCGCAGCGAGACTCCCGACCAGCCCGGGGGGACTTTCGGCGGGATGACGGGGTGGGCCGGGTTCGAGCCTTCGGAGGATCCGGGATTGGCCGAGCAGGAGGAACGGGGCGTTGCCGACCAGGATGCCCGGATCGAAACGCAGGTGGACTTCGGGCGGGTTCCACGTCTTTCGAACGATGACGTCTTCGGCCAGTTGGCCAGAGCGATCCAGACCGCGAGTCGCGGACGACTCTCCCGGACGACAGCTGCGCCCGGTGCGCCGAAGGGCGGCTCCGCACCGGGCGGTCAGGAAACACCCGCGTTCGGCCTTGCCCAGCTGATCGAGGCGTTGAACGCGCTTCAGCGAGGGTTTACGGATTTTCGTCAGATTCCGGGCCTGAGAACCGCGAACATCGATCCGCGGCGCGGCAACGTGCTTCAACAGATTCGCGCCACACCCATGATGATGTGGTCGAGGCCGCTTGATGCCATGACCATCGACATCGTCTCGCGGCTGTTCGATGCCATCTTCAACGACCCCGAGCTCTCGGCGACCGTGCGCGCGGAGTTGGCCAAGCTGCAGATTCCGGTGCTCAAGGTCGCGCTGGTAGACAAGTCCTTTTTTTCCGATCGCAGGCACCCCGCCCGTCGGCTGCTCGACGTGGTCGCGAGCTCCGGAATCGGTCGCAACGAGAAGGACGAGCCCCGTTTCGTCGACAAGGTCCGTGAAATCGTCGATGCGGTCGTCGAGGGGTTCGACACGGACCTGAACGTCTTCGCGGTTCAAACCTACAATCTCGAAGAGTTCCTGCGCGAGGAAGAGGAGCACGCGCAAAGCAAGTCGCAGCGTGTCTTCGATCAGCTCGAGCAACGCGATCGCCAGGAGATTGCCGCCTCGCGAGTCGGCGTGGAGTTGGCGACCCGGACCACCGACTCCGGGCTTCCCGTTCTGGTTGCATCGTTTTTCGATCGCTTTTGGCGTCGGGTGATGATCGACGTCTTCATCCGCTTCGGCGACGCCGGCGAGCCGTGGCGCGAAGCGCTGGCGACGATGGACGACCTGATCTGGAGCGTCAAGCCCAAAGACACGGCGCAAGAGCGCAGCCGGCTCCTCACGGCGCTCCCGGATCTCCTCAAGCGCCTGCGCCGAGGCCTGGAAACCGTCCATCTCGAGGAAGCTTGGGATCCCTTCTTCGACCGCTTGATCCGGCTCCACATGGGCGCCCTGCACAAGGAGCCGCCGCCCGAGCAAACATCCGACCCGATGTTTGATCAAAACGCCTTCCCCACATCCGCGGCGGAGTCGTTACAGACGGCGGGCGCTGCGAGCGCGCCGGAATTCGCCGAGGACCTGGCGCAAGGCGAGGAGTCGACGCCGACGTCCGACGAGACGGGGCCGCCGGACCAGTATCTGCTGCTCGCCCGTTCGCTCGAAGTCGGCGACTGGGTGGAGTTTCAGAGTTTTCGGGGGACCCGCAAGACCTTACGGTTGGGCTGGGTCAGCAAATATCGCGGGGTCTACCTCTTTACCAATCGGCAGGGCGACAACGCCTTGACCCTGGCCACCACCAGTCTCGCCGGTCATCTGCGCAAGGGTACGGCCCGGGTCTTGAGCCAGGATCCCTTGACGGATCGTGCGGTGGCCCAAGTGCTCGAGCAGGTCATGCCCGAGACGACGAGCGATTCCGGCTGA
- a CDS encoding type II toxin-antitoxin system RelE/ParE family toxin has translation MIKSFADNATAALFSGRRVRGLPPDIHRRAYAKLQAIDAADPLDFLRVPPSNRLEQLREDRAGQWSIRINDQWRICFR, from the coding sequence GTGATCAAGAGCTTCGCTGACAATGCGACCGCCGCCCTGTTCTCGGGTCGACGCGTGCGGGGTCTTCCGCCGGACATCCATCGCCGCGCCTACGCCAAGCTGCAAGCCATCGATGCGGCGGACCCACTCGACTTTCTGCGCGTGCCGCCGTCCAACCGCCTGGAACAGCTTCGCGAAGACCGTGCGGGTCAGTGGAGCATTCGCATCAACGACCAATGGCGTATCTGTTTCCGATGA
- a CDS encoding BrxE family protein — translation MWIVARYGEMDGAGWWNTNGSLGRHGALALQRGVPSTHHFAQARIAFAVAHSRCHELFDPPGCMTLWNLPARIEDQFEAHWQDWLDEGERCSPFFTHLAGAGSDDLLLALAEAGLVDERHLAAVGQLRRSAEGPSVPLPGTHQSNTRACRTGFAARTAAKPRTAS, via the coding sequence ATGTGGATCGTCGCCCGTTACGGGGAGATGGACGGGGCAGGCTGGTGGAATACCAATGGAAGCCTCGGTCGACATGGCGCGCTGGCGCTGCAGCGCGGAGTTCCCTCAACCCATCATTTCGCCCAGGCTCGGATCGCCTTTGCGGTCGCGCACAGCCGTTGCCATGAGCTCTTCGACCCGCCCGGATGCATGACGCTCTGGAACCTCCCCGCCCGGATCGAGGATCAATTCGAAGCGCACTGGCAGGACTGGTTGGATGAGGGCGAACGCTGCTCACCTTTCTTCACTCACCTGGCCGGGGCGGGCTCTGACGATCTTCTCCTCGCGCTCGCCGAGGCTGGCCTCGTGGATGAACGCCACTTGGCCGCGGTAGGCCAGCTGCGCCGCTCGGCCGAAGGCCCATCGGTTCCCTTGCCTGGTACCCACCAATCCAACACACGCGCTTGCCGGACGGGTTTCGCTGCCCGAACTGCGGCTAAGCCGCGCACTGCGTCCTGA
- a CDS encoding transporter, giving the protein MNTGSMKQAMRSRFALVTLLAIGALGPLQALAQVPARFSWDTLSGAIAVPLIFESINGNTNPFDPAHIVTPGANFDATMAIAGYARTFALFDRSAMAAILLPMGRISGDVTVAGRTFNQSASGFGDPMLELGITVIGPPAQKNIPDVMRYEPGFTVKLLADLALPIGEYDSDQPLNIGQNRWYGRLGLPVIWQLGPWVPGRRTTLELLPAVWLFGNNTDYVGQTLETDPLFQLDAHLTRDFTEHLWGSLDAVWYNGGQASIDGVQGEKLDNLGVGLTLGYTIKENLNLTVGYKSTINDNAPGDLQMDGFMATLVFGWHPLIEGSRRLKEE; this is encoded by the coding sequence ATGAACACAGGTTCGATGAAACAGGCCATGCGATCGCGGTTTGCGCTCGTTACGCTGCTCGCCATAGGCGCGCTCGGTCCACTCCAAGCGCTCGCCCAAGTGCCGGCGCGCTTCTCTTGGGATACGCTCTCAGGCGCGATTGCGGTGCCGCTCATTTTCGAATCGATCAACGGCAACACCAACCCCTTCGATCCGGCGCACATCGTGACACCGGGCGCGAACTTCGACGCTACCATGGCCATCGCCGGATACGCGCGGACATTCGCATTGTTCGATCGCTCGGCCATGGCCGCCATCCTGCTGCCGATGGGGCGGATCTCGGGCGACGTGACCGTCGCCGGCAGGACGTTCAACCAGTCGGCCAGCGGCTTCGGCGATCCGATGCTCGAGCTCGGCATCACCGTCATCGGTCCGCCGGCGCAAAAAAATATTCCCGACGTCATGCGCTATGAGCCGGGGTTCACAGTGAAATTGCTCGCCGACCTGGCCCTGCCGATCGGCGAATACGACAGCGACCAACCCCTGAACATCGGCCAGAACCGCTGGTACGGGCGCCTCGGTCTGCCCGTCATCTGGCAGCTCGGCCCCTGGGTGCCGGGCCGGCGCACGACCCTGGAGCTCCTGCCCGCGGTTTGGCTGTTCGGCAACAACACCGATTATGTCGGCCAGACCTTGGAGACCGATCCGCTGTTCCAGTTGGATGCGCACTTGACGCGCGACTTCACCGAGCATCTCTGGGGCTCGCTCGACGCCGTCTGGTACAACGGGGGCCAGGCGAGTATCGACGGCGTCCAGGGGGAAAAGCTCGACAATCTCGGTGTCGGGCTCACACTCGGTTACACGATCAAAGAGAACCTGAATCTGACCGTCGGCTACAAGTCGACCATCAACGACAACGCCCCCGGTGACCTGCAGATGGATGGTTTCATGGCCACGCTGGTGTTCGGCTGGCACCCCCTGATCGAAGGCTCGCGAAGGCTGAAGGAAGAGTAG
- a CDS encoding IS110 family RNA-guided transposase, translating to MKPIPSKKSRRAKPLSTVNPRAAGIDVGAQFHVVAVPPECDAEAVRTFRSFTGDLHRLADWLVACRIETVAMESTGVYWIALYEILEARGIRVVVANARDVKHVPGRKTDVNDAQWLQQLHTYGLLRGSFHPPGDIAALRAYLRQRERLLDYAASHIQHMQKALTQMNLQLHHVVSDITGKTGMRIIRAILDGTRDPQVLASYRDGRCKASVETIAQALEGNYRPEHLFALEQAVALYDAYQERVVACDRRIEAALAQLAPPEPPAEPLSAPRHKTRQPNALAFEVRQALHAVIGVDLTQIHGIGPYLALKLVGECGTDLSAWPTAKHFTSWLCLSPGNKISGGKVLSARTRRSHNRASALLRLAAVNVGKTDSALGAFYRRLAMRVGKAKAVTATARKLAVLFYNTLRHGMDYSDPGASDYEERHRRRVVQNLERRAKQLGFTLEPAPAAGVS from the coding sequence ATGAAGCCGATCCCGTCCAAGAAGAGCCGTCGCGCCAAACCGCTGTCCACCGTCAATCCCCGTGCGGCGGGGATCGACGTCGGTGCACAATTTCATGTTGTTGCCGTCCCGCCGGAGTGCGATGCCGAGGCGGTGCGCACCTTTCGGAGTTTCACCGGCGATCTGCATCGCCTCGCGGACTGGCTGGTCGCCTGCCGGATCGAAACGGTGGCCATGGAGTCGACGGGCGTGTACTGGATTGCCCTCTACGAGATCCTCGAGGCACGCGGGATCCGCGTGGTCGTCGCCAATGCTCGCGACGTCAAGCATGTGCCGGGGCGCAAGACCGACGTCAACGACGCCCAGTGGCTGCAACAACTGCATACCTATGGCCTGCTGCGCGGCAGCTTTCATCCTCCGGGCGACATTGCCGCCTTGCGCGCCTATCTGCGCCAGCGCGAGCGTCTGCTCGACTACGCAGCCTCCCACATCCAGCACATGCAGAAGGCGCTGACGCAGATGAATCTGCAGCTGCACCACGTCGTCTCCGACATCACCGGCAAGACCGGGATGCGCATCATCCGCGCGATCCTTGACGGGACACGGGATCCGCAGGTGCTCGCGAGCTATCGCGACGGGCGCTGCAAGGCGTCGGTCGAGACCATTGCTCAGGCGCTGGAGGGCAACTATCGACCCGAGCACCTGTTTGCCCTTGAACAGGCGGTGGCGCTCTACGACGCCTATCAGGAACGGGTTGTGGCCTGTGATCGGCGCATCGAAGCGGCGCTCGCACAACTGGCGCCACCCGAGCCGCCGGCCGAGCCCTTATCCGCCCCCCGACACAAGACCCGCCAGCCCAATGCCCTCGCTTTCGAGGTTCGCCAGGCGCTGCATGCCGTCATCGGCGTGGATCTGACGCAGATCCACGGCATCGGCCCCTATCTGGCACTCAAGCTCGTCGGCGAATGCGGAACCGACCTGTCCGCCTGGCCGACCGCCAAGCACTTCACCTCCTGGCTGTGCCTCTCGCCCGGCAACAAGATCTCGGGCGGCAAGGTCCTCTCGGCGCGCACCCGCCGCTCGCACAACCGCGCCAGTGCCCTGCTACGCTTGGCGGCCGTCAACGTCGGCAAGACCGACAGCGCGCTCGGCGCCTTCTATCGTCGCCTGGCGATGCGTGTCGGCAAGGCCAAGGCCGTCACCGCCACCGCACGCAAGCTCGCGGTGCTCTTCTACAACACGCTTCGCCATGGAATGGACTACAGTGATCCGGGAGCGTCCGACTACGAAGAGCGGCATCGCCGGCGGGTGGTGCAAAACCTCGAGCGTCGCGCCAAACAGCTCGGTTTCACCCTTGAGCCCGCCCCGGCAGCCGGAGTTTCTTAG
- a CDS encoding SMP-30/gluconolactonase/LRE family protein, protein METHTAHALTDKTQGLKFTESPRWHDGKLWFLDIHDKRIKTADLEGRVETAVELPFIPNAFGFRRDGSLLVGDAMQRQIHRWDGEALQPLADLSGITTFCLSDGIVDAQDRMYVGDIGYNFFDPASKPVDTCVIACVDPDGRVRVVAQDLSFPNGMVITPDGKTLIVAETMGHRLTAFDVQADGSLANRRLYAQLPEDLSPDGIALDVEGAVWLANPEGQFGALRVRKDREIVERVELDTQCYAVMLGGPERRSLFICGSDSHDPAEIAQCPSATLRVVEVEVPGAGLP, encoded by the coding sequence ATGGAAACCCATACCGCACACGCTCTGACCGACAAGACGCAGGGTCTGAAGTTCACGGAGAGCCCGCGCTGGCATGACGGCAAGCTGTGGTTCCTGGACATCCACGACAAGCGGATCAAGACCGCGGACCTCGAGGGCCGGGTCGAGACGGCGGTGGAACTGCCATTCATCCCGAACGCCTTCGGATTCCGGCGCGACGGCAGCCTGCTGGTCGGCGACGCGATGCAGCGGCAGATCCACCGCTGGGATGGCGAGGCCCTTCAGCCCCTAGCCGACCTCAGCGGCATCACCACCTTCTGCCTGAGCGACGGCATCGTCGATGCGCAAGACCGGATGTACGTCGGCGACATCGGCTACAACTTCTTCGATCCCGCGAGCAAACCTGTGGACACCTGTGTGATCGCCTGCGTCGATCCCGATGGGCGCGTCCGGGTCGTCGCCCAGGACTTGAGCTTCCCGAACGGCATGGTGATCACGCCCGACGGCAAGACCCTGATCGTCGCCGAGACCATGGGTCACCGCCTGACCGCCTTCGACGTCCAGGCCGACGGGTCGCTCGCCAACCGGCGCCTCTATGCCCAGTTGCCCGAGGACCTGAGTCCCGATGGCATCGCGCTCGACGTCGAGGGGGCCGTGTGGCTCGCCAACCCGGAAGGCCAGTTCGGTGCCTTGCGCGTGCGCAAAGACCGCGAGATCGTCGAGCGGGTCGAGCTGGACACGCAGTGCTATGCGGTGATGCTGGGCGGGCCGGAGCGCCGCAGTCTCTTCATCTGCGGCTCGGACTCCCACGATCCGGCGGAGATTGCACAGTGTCCGAGCGCGACCCTGCGGGTGGTCGAGGTCGAGGTGCCTGGGGCGGGCCTTCCCTGA
- a CDS encoding cupin domain-containing protein, translating to MKFPRIYADEQGETHIGVRDIPEHEAPLGPPPNPVGQMTEADAASTFVVFSAPAETKVPSHNAPQPYICIVLSVEGEVETSDGTTLRLGPGEVLYCDDTTGKGHVTRSITDIRLAFINRTGE from the coding sequence ATGAAGTTCCCCCGTATCTACGCCGACGAACAGGGTGAGACGCACATCGGCGTCCGTGACATCCCGGAGCATGAGGCCCCCCTCGGGCCACCGCCGAACCCGGTGGGGCAGATGACCGAGGCCGACGCCGCCAGTACCTTCGTCGTCTTTTCGGCCCCGGCCGAGACCAAGGTGCCATCGCACAACGCCCCGCAGCCATACATCTGCATCGTTCTCTCCGTCGAGGGCGAGGTGGAGACCAGCGACGGCACGACCCTGCGCCTGGGTCCTGGTGAAGTGCTCTATTGCGACGACACCACCGGCAAGGGCCATGTGACCCGGTCGATCACCGACATCCGACTCGCCTTCATCAACCGGACCGGCGAATAG
- a CDS encoding fumarylacetoacetate hydrolase family protein: MARPTRLYMNVERAYRELRHEAEDVFAWLGFITPIKPGTVIGLGTIPDCTGLDHDDFIDPGAAIEIRFERLGSLRFRFARRCRSSIARRHRPPDSSQDNLPSHQADIRS, from the coding sequence GTGGCGCGCCCGACGCGGCTCTATATGAACGTCGAGCGGGCCTACCGGGAGCTCCGCCACGAGGCCGAGGACGTTTTCGCCTGGCTCGGATTCATCACGCCCATCAAGCCCGGAACCGTCATCGGGTTAGGCACCATCCCGGACTGCACCGGCCTGGATCATGACGACTTCATCGATCCGGGCGCGGCGATCGAGATTCGCTTCGAACGGCTGGGCAGCTTGCGCTTCCGCTTCGCCCGGCGCTGCAGAAGTTCCATAGCCCGTAGGCACCGGCCGCCGGACTCCTCTCAGGACAACTTGCCGTCCCATCAGGCGGACATCCGATCATGA
- a CDS encoding helix-turn-helix domain-containing protein yields MEIAVAQPALFDDEEGERVAARIELIELLLATLRQAGDLVPVRGDRTRRSRSRIVRRAEKYCLARNGADLCVSDLCRVAGVSERTLDYAFKEVMGLTPLAYLTRLRLHRVRKALMAAAPGSTTVSAQALTWGFWHFGEFSQAYRACFGELPSQTLQRRPKPADLRE; encoded by the coding sequence GTGGAGATCGCGGTCGCGCAGCCTGCCCTGTTCGACGATGAGGAGGGAGAACGGGTCGCCGCGCGGATCGAGTTGATCGAATTACTGTTGGCGACGCTCCGGCAGGCCGGCGATCTCGTGCCCGTCCGCGGCGACCGGACCCGGCGGTCCCGCAGCCGGATCGTGCGGCGCGCCGAGAAGTATTGCCTGGCGCGCAACGGCGCCGATCTCTGCGTCAGCGATCTGTGCCGGGTCGCCGGCGTGAGCGAGCGCACCCTGGACTATGCCTTCAAGGAGGTCATGGGTCTGACCCCATTAGCCTATCTGACTCGGCTGCGGCTGCATCGGGTTCGCAAGGCCCTAATGGCGGCGGCCCCGGGATCGACCACCGTCTCCGCGCAGGCGCTCACGTGGGGCTTCTGGCATTTCGGGGAGTTCTCGCAAGCCTACCGGGCGTGTTTCGGCGAGCTGCCTTCGCAGACGCTGCAGCGGCGCCCAAAGCCCGCCGACCTGCGGGAGTAG